Within the Marinobacter qingdaonensis genome, the region ATATAGCGATCCGAAAATCGCAATTCTTGCTCAAGACAAAACTCAATTTCGACGAGTCACTGTCCTGATATTTCGTGTCCGAAATACCTCGGCCAGCGCCCACACGAATTACTTGGTTAACTTTTTAAAGAGCGTTTGAGCCGTTGCTCAATCAAGGCCGCGTATTCTACATCGCTTCGCCGCCTTGTCAACCGTTTCTTTTCAACTCGTTTCCGCTTCCGAAAACCGCCGAAAATCAAACCGGCTTACTGCTTGTTTCGAGGCGCGCATTCTACAGCGAATCGCTACCTTGTCAACCGCTTTCTGAAGAATTTTGAAACTCAATTTCTTCAATACTTTCAAACGGTTGCCTTTCGATTCCGGAGCCGCCTCAGTGGCGCTCCCCTCGAAAGAGATGCGCATTCTACAGACCTGCCCGGAGGTGTCAACGGCGATTCTGAAAAAAGTTCAAAATCGCCGAAAATCGATCAGGCAGTGATCACAACCCGGGCAATCTTCTTCTTACCCGCCTGGACCACACACTCATCACCCTCGACAAAGCGACGATCGCCCTCGAACTTCTCGCCATCCACGAAGACCGCTCCGCGCCCGAGCACATCCCGGGCCGCAGCACCGTTCTTTACCAGACCCGCCAGACGCAGCACCGAAGCCATCGGCATTTCGCCCTGCCCCTCCAGGGATACCTCCACCACAGGCACATTATCGGGAATATCACCCAAGGCCACCCGATTGCCCGCCGACTTGTGCGCGGTTTTCGCCGCCTCCTCATCATGGAAGCGGGCAATGATCTCCTCCGCCAGCAGCTTCTTGTAGTCCTGCGGGTTAGCACCGCCTTCCACCGCCTTACGGAATTCAGCGACCTCCGCCAACGGGCGGAAGCTCAACAACTCGAAGTAACGCCACAGCAGATCGTCCGGCATGGACAGCAGCTTGGTGTACATCTCACCCGGCGAGTCGCTGACCCCTACATAGTTCCCCAGGGACTTGGACATCTTCTGAACCCCGTCCAACCCTTCGAGGATCGGCATGGTCAGAACCGCTTGCGGGGTCTGACCGTAGTGCTTCTGCAGAATCCGCCCCATCAGCAGATTGAACTTCTGGTCGGTCCCACCCAGCTCGACGTCCGCTTCCAGTGCTACCGAGTCGTAGCCCTGCACCAGCGGGTACAGGAATTCGTGAATGGCGATGGCCTGCTCCGCGCGGTAGCGCTTGGTGAAATCGTCCCGCTCCAGCATACGGGCCACGGTGTACTGACCCGCCAGTTTGATCATGTCGGCCGCGCCCATCTTGTTCATCCACTCGGAATTGAACACGACACGGGTCTTCTCCTGATCCAGTATCTTGAAGACCTGCTCTTTATAGGTAATGGCGTTCTGGGCGACCTGCTCTTCGGTCAGGGGCGGACGGGTCGCACTCTTGCCGGTCGGGTCACCGATCATGCCAGTGAAATCCCCGATCAGGAAAATGACCTCGTGCCCCAGGTCCTGGAACTGACGCAACTTATTGATGAGCACCGTATGACCGAGGTGCAGATCCGGCGCGGTCGGATCGAAGCCGGCCTTGATGCGCAGGGGCCGCCCTTCTTTCAGCTTTTCAACCAGCCCTTCTTCCGGGATCAACTCGTCTACGCCGCGCTTGATTACGGCCAACGCCTCATCAATAGATGCCATGAACAACACGTCCCCAGTTTAAATCTTGATGGATTCTGACAGTTACAGACTTCAACAAAAGAAATCTGTGAGTTACCTGCACTCCTGCTACAGTACAATCGCACAGTTTTTGAGCAGCTGTGGCCGCGCAGGGCGACGTATTATAACAATGCCGCCTGCAGAAATCCGGAGGATGGAGCAGTAACCGTAATGTTCCACGCTGTCCCGCATGCTTTTTATACGGTAATCTGTTTGTCTATACTTGAACAACAGCTTTAATTAGGTAGTTCAACCTACCGGAATACCGATTAAAACGGGTGCGATACGTGCTGAAGATGTTCCCCAAGACACACCTAACCATTGCCGCCGCTGCAACCGTTGTAGTGACCGCCGCCATTTTGATGAGCCCGAGTGCCGACGTCGAAGCCAAGCGCATGTCCTACGCGCTCGACCTGGAACAGGGCACGGTTTCGGACAATGGCCAGCCCGCCAAGGCGGCCTCGGCCCAGCCTCAGTCAGCCCCCCAAGCCACACCGGATGCCGAGCCCGCGGCCCCGGCCGCGCCGCAACAGGCAAAGATTGAAGAACCGGCCGCGCCGGCTGCACCCGAACTCGATTGGCAGACCTTTGAGATCAAGTCCGGGGACACCTTGTCTTCCCTCTTTAAGGACGCGGGCTTCAACGACGGCATCATGCTGTCGGTGATTCACGGCGACGGCGAGGCTGACAAACTCCAGCGTCTGTACGCCGGTGAAACCATCCGCTTCGCCACCGGTGCAGCCGGCGAACTGGCGGCGATCGAGCTGCAGCGCAGCCTGCTGGAATCGCTCAAGATTGAAAAGACCGACGAGGGCTTCACGGGTGAAACCGTGGTTCGCGAGCCAGAAGCTCGCCCGGCCTTCGCTTCCGGCACCATCGACGGCTCCCTCTACTATGCCGCCCGTGAAGCCGGCCTGAACGACCGGCTGACCATGGAACTGGCAGGCATCTTCGGCTGGGCCATCGACTTCGTCTACGACGTCCGCAAGGGTGATCAGTTCGAGGTGGTGTACGAAGAGTTGTACCTGGACGGCGAGAAGTTCGACACCGGCCGGATCCTGTCCGCGCGCTTCGTCAATCGCGGCGACGACAACATTGCCCTGCTCTATACCGACAGCAACGGCGACAGCGACTACTACACCCCGGACGGCAAGAGCATGCGCAAGGCGTTTCTGCGCACCCCGATCAACGCCCGGGTGTCGTCACCGTTTAACCTGCAGCGCCGCCATCCGGTACTGGACGTGGTTCGCCCCCACGAAGGCACCGACTATGGCGCGCCCACCGGCACGCCGATCAAGGCCGCCGGCAGCGGTCGGGTCCGGTTCGCGGGCTGGAAGGGCGGCTATGGTCGCACCGTTATTCTCCAGCACGGCGACAACATCACCACGCTGTACGCCCATATGAGCCGGCTGGGCAAAGGCATCAAGAATGGTACCCGGGTGAAACAGGGCGAGACCATCGGCTACGTCGGCTCGTCCGGCATGGTGACCGGTCCGCACCTGCATTACGAGTTCCGGGTCAACGGCACACCGCGTAATTCCCGCACCGTCAAACTGCCGGACGCCAAACCGGTGCCGAGTTCGGAAATGGCGCGTTTCAAGCGCTACACCGAACAGCGCATGGCGCAGTTCGACGTTTACCGAGAGAATTTCCAGCAACTCGCACTCGCTT harbors:
- a CDS encoding peptidoglycan DD-metalloendopeptidase family protein, with protein sequence MLKMFPKTHLTIAAAATVVVTAAILMSPSADVEAKRMSYALDLEQGTVSDNGQPAKAASAQPQSAPQATPDAEPAAPAAPQQAKIEEPAAPAAPELDWQTFEIKSGDTLSSLFKDAGFNDGIMLSVIHGDGEADKLQRLYAGETIRFATGAAGELAAIELQRSLLESLKIEKTDEGFTGETVVREPEARPAFASGTIDGSLYYAAREAGLNDRLTMELAGIFGWAIDFVYDVRKGDQFEVVYEELYLDGEKFDTGRILSARFVNRGDDNIALLYTDSNGDSDYYTPDGKSMRKAFLRTPINARVSSPFNLQRRHPVLDVVRPHEGTDYGAPTGTPIKAAGSGRVRFAGWKGGYGRTVILQHGDNITTLYAHMSRLGKGIKNGTRVKQGETIGYVGSSGMVTGPHLHYEFRVNGTPRNSRTVKLPDAKPVPSSEMARFKRYTEQRMAQFDVYRENFQQLALASEE
- the tyrS gene encoding tyrosine--tRNA ligase — its product is MASIDEALAVIKRGVDELIPEEGLVEKLKEGRPLRIKAGFDPTAPDLHLGHTVLINKLRQFQDLGHEVIFLIGDFTGMIGDPTGKSATRPPLTEEQVAQNAITYKEQVFKILDQEKTRVVFNSEWMNKMGAADMIKLAGQYTVARMLERDDFTKRYRAEQAIAIHEFLYPLVQGYDSVALEADVELGGTDQKFNLLMGRILQKHYGQTPQAVLTMPILEGLDGVQKMSKSLGNYVGVSDSPGEMYTKLLSMPDDLLWRYFELLSFRPLAEVAEFRKAVEGGANPQDYKKLLAEEIIARFHDEEAAKTAHKSAGNRVALGDIPDNVPVVEVSLEGQGEMPMASVLRLAGLVKNGAAARDVLGRGAVFVDGEKFEGDRRFVEGDECVVQAGKKKIARVVITA